One window of Acipenser ruthenus chromosome 17, fAciRut3.2 maternal haplotype, whole genome shotgun sequence genomic DNA carries:
- the LOC117423302 gene encoding extracellular calcium-sensing receptor-like isoform X1, producing MLLMAVILTALLTRADEPVCSLRGRPQLPQFSKDGDITIGGIFQLHHNLVDAKPAFKGEPEQLKCKNVKFREFQFAQTMIFATEEINNRTDILPGISLGYKIYDDCSTIPLAIRAGMALVNEQEENMYSNKSCTKPSTVHAIIGPSSSSPTIGIATTIRAFHIPVISHFATCECLSNRNKYPSFFRTIPSDYYQSRALAQLVKHFGWTWFGTIRSNNDYGNSGMATFVKAARQEGVCIEYSEAIYRTDPREKILKAVDVIKKGTAKVIVAFLSQGEMAVLLQEMLLQNITGFQWIGSEAWISDKNLAAGESYRILGGALGFIVGNAEITGLEEFLLNVRPSDTPGNSGLKDFWETIFSCTLTTQNKTASVNPCTGSENLAEVKNQYTDVTDLGTANDVYEAVYAVAHSLHNLFTCESGQGPFAGKTCANKKKIEPWQVVHYLKTVNFTTKNGVNVYFDENGDPAARYALVNWQLNKESITKFVTVGLYDASLPEGQQFIMNNVSIVWAGGQDKVPKSACSESCPPGTRKAVQKGKPVCCFDCIPCAEGEISNQTDSIDCMKCPLEYRSNNQRNHCILKAIEFLSFGEIMGMLLMILSLIGACLTTAIAIVFFHYRDTPIVKANNSELSFLLLFSLALCFLCSLTFIGQPSEWSCMLRHTAFGITFVLCISCVLGKTIVVLMAFRSTLPGNNMMKWFGPAQQRLTLFAFTFIQALICTFWLITSPPFPNKNMNSFTDRIILECDLGSAAAFYAVLGYIGFLAAMCFVLAFLARNLPDNFNEAKYITFSMLIFCAVWITFIPAYISSPGKYTVAVEIFAILASSFGLLFCIFAPKCYIILFKPEKNTKKHLMGKVSSKSLSKK from the exons ATGCTACTCATGGCAGTAATATTAACTGCTCTTTTAACAAGGGCAGATGAGCCTGTTTGCAGCTTGCGAGGCAGACCACAATTGCCCCAGTTTTCAAAGGATGGAGACATTACAATTGGAGGAATCTTTCAATTACACCACAATCTTGTTGATGCCAAACCTGCCTTTAAAGGAGAGCCTGAACAACTAAAATGCAAAAA TGTAAAATTCAGAGAATTCCAATTTGCTCAAACTATGATATTTGCCACTGAAGAAATAAACAACAGGACAGATATACTCCCTGGTATATCACTTGGTTATAAGATATATGATGACTGCAGTACCATACCTTTGGCAATAAGGGCAGGGATGGCTTTAGTGAATGAACAGGAAGAAAATATGTACTCTAACAAGTCCTGTACCAAACCATCTACCGTCCATGCTATAATAGGACCATCTAGTTCTTCACCAACTATAGGAATTGCAACAACCATAAGAGCTTTTCACATACCAGTG ATTAGTCACTTTGCAACCTGTGAATGTTTGAGTAACAGGAATAAGTACCCTTCATTTTTTAGAACCATACCAAGTGATTATTATCAAAGCAGAGCCCTGGCACAGCTTGTAAAGCATTTTGGATGGACTTGGTTTGGGACAATTAGAAGTAACAATGATTATGGCAATTCAGGAATGGCTacctttgtgaaagcagccagaCAGGAGGGTGTTTGTATTGAATATTCAGAGGCCATTTATAGAACTGATCCAAGAGAGAAGATTCTTAAAGCAGTAGATGTTATCAAGAAGGGCACTGCAAAAGTTATTGTAGCTTTCCTGTCTCAAGGAGAGATGGCAGTTCTGTTACAAGAAATGTTGCTTCAGAATATTACTGGTTTTCAGTGGATTGGCAGTGAAGCTTGGATTTCTGACAAAAACCTTGCAGCAGGAGAAAGCTACAGAATTCTGGGTGGGGCGCTGGGTTTCATAGTGGGTAATGCAGAAATTACAGGTTTGGAGGAGTTTTTACTGAACGTCCGTCCATCTGACACCCCTGGGAATTCAGGCTTAAAAGATTTTTGGGAAACTATTTTCAGTTGCACACTGACTACCCAAAACAAGACTGCATCGGTAAATCCATGTACAGGGTCTGAGAATTTAGCAGAGGTAAAGAATCAGTACACCGATGTAACTGATCTAGGAACTGCAAATGATGTATATGAAGCTGTGTATGCTGTAGCCCATTCATTACACAATCTGTTTACATGCGAAAGTGGCCAGGGACCTTTTGCTGGTAAGACATGTGCAAATAAGAAGAAGATTGAACCATGGCAG GTAGTGCATTATCTGAAAACGGTTAATTTCACTACCAAAAATGGAGTGAATGTTTATTTTGATGAGAATGGGGATCCAGCTGCAAGATATGCATTAGTTAACTGGCAACTCAATAAGGAAAGCATCACAAAATTTGTTACAGTTGGTCTCTATGATGCATCTTTACCAGAAGGACAACAGTTTATTATGAATAACGTCAGTATTGTTTGGGCAGGTGGTCAGGATAAG GTGCCTAAATCAGCGTGCAGTGAGAGCTGTCCTCCAGGCACTCGGAAGGCTGTTCAGAAAGGAAAGCCTGTTTGTTGCTTTGACTGCATACCATGTGCTGAAGGAGAAATCAGCAATCAGACAG aTTCTATTGATTGTATGAAGTGCCCTTTGGAATACAGGTCGAATAACCAAAGAAACCACTGCATCTTAAAAGCCATTGAATTCCTGTCATTTGGAGAAATCATGGGGATGTTGCTGATGATCCTTTCATTGATTGGGGCTTGTTTAACTACTGCTATAGCTATTGTTTTCTTTCATTACAGAGATACCCCCATTGTTAAAGCTAATAACTCTGAACTCAGTTTCCTTCTTCTGTTTTCATTAGCACTGTGTTTCCTTTGTTCACTTACTTTCATTGGCCAGCCCTCTGAGTGGTCCTGCATGTTGCGCCACACTGCCTTTGGGATCACATTTGTCCTGTGCATCTCTTGTGTTCTGGGGAAAACAATAGTTGTGTTAATGGCGTTTAGGTCTACACTTCCTGGTAATAATATGATGAAATGGTTTGGGCCAGCCCAGCAGCGGCTAACTCTTTTTGCATTCACATTTATTCAGGCCTTAATTTGCACTTTTTGGTTAATAACATCGCCTCCGTttccaaataaaaacatgaacTCTTTCACAGACAGAATCATTTTAGAATGTGACCTGGGTTCTGCTGCAGCATTTTATGCTGTGTTAGGGTATATTGGGTTTCTTGCTGCCATGTGCTTTGTGCTTGCTTTTCTCGCTCGTAACCTACCAGATAACTTTAATGAagctaaatacattacatttagcatgctcatattctgtgctgtttggatcaCTTTCATCCCAGCTTACATCAGTTCACCTGGGAAGTACACAGTTGCTGTAGAAATATTTGCAATTTTAGCTTCCAGCTTTGGTTTGCTCTTCTGTATTTTTGCACCtaaatgttatattatattatttaagcctgagaagaatacaaaaaaacatttgatggGAAAAGTGTCCTCAAAGTcactttcaaaaaaataa
- the LOC117423306 gene encoding extracellular calcium-sensing receptor-like, protein MIFATEEINNRTDILPGISLGYKIYDDCSSIPLAIRAGMALVNEQEENMYSNKACTKPFTVHAIIGPSSSSPTIGIATTIRAFHIPVISHFATCECLSNRNKYPSFFRTIPSDYYQSRALAQLMKHFGWTWVGTIRSDNDYGNSGMATFVKAARQEGVCIEYSETIYRTYPREKLINTINVIKKSSSKVIVVFTSYTDFDFLVKELLLQNATGFQWIGTESWISDKNLAAAGSFRVLGGALGFAVGNAVITGLEEFLLNVRPSDTPGNSGLKDFWETVFSCTLTTPKKTSPINPCTGSENLAEVKNQYTDVSDLGNANDVYKAVYAVAHSLHNLFTCESGQGPFAGKTCANKKKIEPWQAPKSVCSESCPPGTRKAVQKGKPVCCFDCITCAEGEISNQTDSIDCMKCPSEYRSNNKRNHCILKAIEFLSFGEIMGMLLMILSLIGACLTTAVAIVFFHYRDTPIVKANNSELSFLLLFSLALCFLCSLTFIGQPSEWSCMLRHTAFGITFVLCISCILGKTIVVLMAFRSTLPGNNMMKWFGPAQQRLTLFAFTFIQALICTLWLIISPPFPNKNMNSFKDRIILECDLGSAAAFYAVLGYIGFLAAMCFVLAFLARNLPDNFNEAKYITFSMLIFCAVWITFIPAYISSPGKYTVAVEIFAILSSSFGLLFCIFAPKCYIILFKPEKNTKKHLMGKVPSKSL, encoded by the exons ATGATATTTGCCACTGAAGAAATAAACAACAGGACAGATATCCTCCCTGGTATATCACTGGGTTATAAGATATATGATGACTGCAGTTCCATACCTTTGGCTATAAGGGCAGGCATGGCTTTAGTGAATGAACAGGAAGAAAATATGTACTCTAACAAGGCCTGTACCAAACCATTTACCGTCCATGCTATAATAGGACCCTCTAGTTCTTCACCAACTATAGGAATTGCAACAACAATAAGAGCTTTTCACATACCAGTG ATTAGTCACTTTGCAACATGTGAATGTTTGAGTAACAGGAATAAGTACCCTTCATTTTTCAGAACCATACCAAGTGATTATTATCAAAGCAGAGCCCTGGCACAGCTTATGAAGCATTTCGGATGGACTTGGGTTGGGACAATTAGAAGTGACAATGATTATGGCAACTCAGGAATGGCTacctttgtgaaagcagccagaCAGGAGGGAGTTTGCATTGAATATTCAGAGACTATTTACAGAACGTATCCAAGAGAAAAACTAATTAACActataaatgttataaaaaagtCATCTTCAAAGGTTATTGTAGTTTTCACTTCTTATACAGATTTTGATTTTCTGGTTAAAGAACTGTTGCTTCAGAATGCTACTGGTTTTCAGTGGATAGGCACTGAATCTTGGATTTCTGACAAAAACCTTGCAGCAGCAGGAAGTTTCAGAGTTCTGGGTGGGGCACTAGGTTTCGCAGTCGGTAATGCAGTAATTACAGGTTTGGAGGAGTTTTTACTGAACGTCCGTCCATCTGACACCCCTGGGAATTCAGGCTTAAAAGATTTCTGGGAAACTGTTTTCAGTTGCACCCTGACTACCCCAAAAAAGACCTCACCTATTAATCCATGTACAGGGTCTGAGAATTTAGCAGAGGTAAAAAATCAGTACACCGATGTATCTGATCTGGGAAACGCCAATGATGTCTATAAAGCTGTGTATGCTGTAGCCCATTCACTACACAATCTGTTTACATGCGAAAGTGGCCAGGGACCTTTTGCTGGTAAGACATGTGCAAATAAGAAGAAGATTGAACCATGGCAG GCACCTAAAtcagtgtgcagtgagagctgtccTCCAGGCACTCGGAAGGCTGTTCAGAAAGGAAAGCCTGTTTGTTGCTTTGACTGCATAACATGTGCTGAAGGAGAAATCAGCAATCAGACAG aTTCTATTGATTGTATGAAGTGCCCTTCAGAATACAGGTCAAATAACAAAAGAAACCACTGCATCTTAAAAGCCATTGAATTCCTGTCATTTGGAGAAATCATGGGGATGTTGCTGATGATCCTTTCATTGATTGGGGCTTGTTTAACCACTGCTGTAGCTATTGTTTTCTTTCATTACAGAGATACCCCCATTGTTAAAGCTAATAACTCTGAACTCAGTTTTCTTCTTCTGTTTTCATTGGCACTGTGTTTCCTTTGTTCACTTACTTTCATTGGCCAGCCCTCTGAGTGGTCCTGCATGTTGCGCCACACTGCCTTTGGGATCACATTTGTCCTGTGCATCTCTTGTATTCTGGGGAAAACAATAGTTGTGTTAATGGCGTTTAGGTCTACACTTCCTGGTAATAATATGATGAAATGGTTTGGGCCAGCCCAGCAGCGGCTAACTCTTTTTGCATTCACATTCATTCAGGCCTTAATTTGCACTCTTTGGTTAATAATATCGCCTCCGTttccaaataaaaacatgaacTCTTTCAAAGACAGAATCATTCTAGAATGTGACCTGGGATCTGCTGCAGCATTCTATGCTGTGTTAGGGTATATTGGCTTTCTTGCTGCCATGTGTTTTGTGCTTGCTTTTCTGGCTCGAAACCTACCAGATAACTTTAATGAagctaaatacattacatttagcatgctcatattctgtgctgtttggatcaCCTTTATACCAGCTTACATTAGTTCACCTGGGAAGTACACAGTTGCTGTAGAAATATTTGCAATTTTATCTTCCAGCTTTGGTTTGCTCTTCTGTATTTTTGCTCCtaaatgttatattatattatttaagcctgagaagaatacaaaaaaacatttaatgggAAAAGTTCCCTCGAAGTCACTTTAG
- the LOC117423302 gene encoding extracellular calcium-sensing receptor-like isoform X2, protein MLLMAVILTALLTRADEPVCSLRGRPQLPQFSKDGDITIGGIFQLHHNLVDAKPAFKGEPEQLKCKNVKFREFQFAQTMIFATEEINNRTDILPGISLGYKIYDDCSTIPLAIRAGMALVNEQEENMYSNKSCTKPSTVHAIIGPSSSSPTIGIATTIRAFHIPVISHFATCECLSNRNKYPSFFRTIPSDYYQSRALAQLVKHFGWTWFGTIRSNNDYGNSGMATFVKAARQEGVCIEYSEAIYRTDPREKILKAVDVIKKGTAKVIVAFLSQGEMAVLLQEMLLQNITGFQWIGSEAWISDKNLAAGESYRILGGALGFIVGNAEITGLEEFLLNVRPSDTPGNSGLKDFWETIFSCTLTTQNKTASVNPCTGSENLAEVKNQYTDVTDLGTANDVYEAVYAVAHSLHNLFTCESGQGPFAGKTCANKKKIEPWQVPKSACSESCPPGTRKAVQKGKPVCCFDCIPCAEGEISNQTDSIDCMKCPLEYRSNNQRNHCILKAIEFLSFGEIMGMLLMILSLIGACLTTAIAIVFFHYRDTPIVKANNSELSFLLLFSLALCFLCSLTFIGQPSEWSCMLRHTAFGITFVLCISCVLGKTIVVLMAFRSTLPGNNMMKWFGPAQQRLTLFAFTFIQALICTFWLITSPPFPNKNMNSFTDRIILECDLGSAAAFYAVLGYIGFLAAMCFVLAFLARNLPDNFNEAKYITFSMLIFCAVWITFIPAYISSPGKYTVAVEIFAILASSFGLLFCIFAPKCYIILFKPEKNTKKHLMGKVSSKSLSKK, encoded by the exons ATGCTACTCATGGCAGTAATATTAACTGCTCTTTTAACAAGGGCAGATGAGCCTGTTTGCAGCTTGCGAGGCAGACCACAATTGCCCCAGTTTTCAAAGGATGGAGACATTACAATTGGAGGAATCTTTCAATTACACCACAATCTTGTTGATGCCAAACCTGCCTTTAAAGGAGAGCCTGAACAACTAAAATGCAAAAA TGTAAAATTCAGAGAATTCCAATTTGCTCAAACTATGATATTTGCCACTGAAGAAATAAACAACAGGACAGATATACTCCCTGGTATATCACTTGGTTATAAGATATATGATGACTGCAGTACCATACCTTTGGCAATAAGGGCAGGGATGGCTTTAGTGAATGAACAGGAAGAAAATATGTACTCTAACAAGTCCTGTACCAAACCATCTACCGTCCATGCTATAATAGGACCATCTAGTTCTTCACCAACTATAGGAATTGCAACAACCATAAGAGCTTTTCACATACCAGTG ATTAGTCACTTTGCAACCTGTGAATGTTTGAGTAACAGGAATAAGTACCCTTCATTTTTTAGAACCATACCAAGTGATTATTATCAAAGCAGAGCCCTGGCACAGCTTGTAAAGCATTTTGGATGGACTTGGTTTGGGACAATTAGAAGTAACAATGATTATGGCAATTCAGGAATGGCTacctttgtgaaagcagccagaCAGGAGGGTGTTTGTATTGAATATTCAGAGGCCATTTATAGAACTGATCCAAGAGAGAAGATTCTTAAAGCAGTAGATGTTATCAAGAAGGGCACTGCAAAAGTTATTGTAGCTTTCCTGTCTCAAGGAGAGATGGCAGTTCTGTTACAAGAAATGTTGCTTCAGAATATTACTGGTTTTCAGTGGATTGGCAGTGAAGCTTGGATTTCTGACAAAAACCTTGCAGCAGGAGAAAGCTACAGAATTCTGGGTGGGGCGCTGGGTTTCATAGTGGGTAATGCAGAAATTACAGGTTTGGAGGAGTTTTTACTGAACGTCCGTCCATCTGACACCCCTGGGAATTCAGGCTTAAAAGATTTTTGGGAAACTATTTTCAGTTGCACACTGACTACCCAAAACAAGACTGCATCGGTAAATCCATGTACAGGGTCTGAGAATTTAGCAGAGGTAAAGAATCAGTACACCGATGTAACTGATCTAGGAACTGCAAATGATGTATATGAAGCTGTGTATGCTGTAGCCCATTCATTACACAATCTGTTTACATGCGAAAGTGGCCAGGGACCTTTTGCTGGTAAGACATGTGCAAATAAGAAGAAGATTGAACCATGGCAG GTGCCTAAATCAGCGTGCAGTGAGAGCTGTCCTCCAGGCACTCGGAAGGCTGTTCAGAAAGGAAAGCCTGTTTGTTGCTTTGACTGCATACCATGTGCTGAAGGAGAAATCAGCAATCAGACAG aTTCTATTGATTGTATGAAGTGCCCTTTGGAATACAGGTCGAATAACCAAAGAAACCACTGCATCTTAAAAGCCATTGAATTCCTGTCATTTGGAGAAATCATGGGGATGTTGCTGATGATCCTTTCATTGATTGGGGCTTGTTTAACTACTGCTATAGCTATTGTTTTCTTTCATTACAGAGATACCCCCATTGTTAAAGCTAATAACTCTGAACTCAGTTTCCTTCTTCTGTTTTCATTAGCACTGTGTTTCCTTTGTTCACTTACTTTCATTGGCCAGCCCTCTGAGTGGTCCTGCATGTTGCGCCACACTGCCTTTGGGATCACATTTGTCCTGTGCATCTCTTGTGTTCTGGGGAAAACAATAGTTGTGTTAATGGCGTTTAGGTCTACACTTCCTGGTAATAATATGATGAAATGGTTTGGGCCAGCCCAGCAGCGGCTAACTCTTTTTGCATTCACATTTATTCAGGCCTTAATTTGCACTTTTTGGTTAATAACATCGCCTCCGTttccaaataaaaacatgaacTCTTTCACAGACAGAATCATTTTAGAATGTGACCTGGGTTCTGCTGCAGCATTTTATGCTGTGTTAGGGTATATTGGGTTTCTTGCTGCCATGTGCTTTGTGCTTGCTTTTCTCGCTCGTAACCTACCAGATAACTTTAATGAagctaaatacattacatttagcatgctcatattctgtgctgtttggatcaCTTTCATCCCAGCTTACATCAGTTCACCTGGGAAGTACACAGTTGCTGTAGAAATATTTGCAATTTTAGCTTCCAGCTTTGGTTTGCTCTTCTGTATTTTTGCACCtaaatgttatattatattatttaagcctgagaagaatacaaaaaaacatttgatggGAAAAGTGTCCTCAAAGTcactttcaaaaaaataa